The proteins below come from a single Arthrobacter sp. B1I2 genomic window:
- a CDS encoding gluconokinase → MSANLPPLVVMGVSGCGKSTIGAHLGQRLGVPFYDGDDFHPPANKEKMAAGIPLTDADREPWLGRLGELLAGKIDGGATVPPIVACSALKRRYRDLLRSYAPDLVFIHLAGAAATIGARMDARAHEFMPRTLLESQFAALEPLEADEAHVLADITQPPELLVERVAHELQGGGEQVRVNTDIAGPVRA, encoded by the coding sequence ATGAGCGCGAACCTGCCTCCGCTGGTGGTCATGGGAGTATCCGGCTGCGGAAAATCAACCATTGGCGCCCACCTGGGACAGCGGCTCGGCGTCCCCTTCTACGACGGCGACGACTTCCACCCTCCGGCCAATAAGGAAAAGATGGCCGCAGGAATCCCGCTGACCGATGCCGACCGGGAGCCGTGGCTCGGCCGGCTGGGGGAGTTGCTGGCAGGAAAGATCGACGGCGGCGCGACAGTCCCGCCGATCGTCGCCTGTTCTGCGTTAAAGCGCCGATACCGGGACCTCCTGCGCAGCTACGCGCCGGACCTGGTCTTCATCCACCTCGCCGGTGCCGCCGCAACAATCGGGGCCAGGATGGACGCCCGCGCCCACGAATTCATGCCGCGCACCCTGCTGGAATCCCAGTTCGCCGCCCTGGAGCCGCTGGAAGCCGACGAGGCGCACGTCCTCGCCGACATCACGCAGCCCCCGGAACTCCTCGTTGAGAGGGTGGCCCATGAGTTGCAGGGTGGGGGTGAACAGGTCCGTGTCAATACCGACATAGCCGGACCTGTACGAGCCTGA
- a CDS encoding L-idonate 5-dehydrogenase translates to MAATSLSVAELPASGPALVAHAAGDLRVDEVPLARPAPDEAVVEVMYGGICGSDLHYWLHGAAGESILKAPLVLGHEISGVVVRAAADGSGPQAGTAVAVHPATPGPGAARFPADRPNLSPGCTYLGSAARYPHTDGAFSRYVNLPTRMLRALPEGMDLRTAALIEPASVAWHAVSRAGDVRGKTALVIGSGPIGALAVAVLKRAGAARITAVDLHPKPLDIATAVGADEVINAADAAAIAAVEADVVIESSGNHHGLASAIQGAARGGTVVMVGLLPTGLQPVPISLAITRELDLKGSFRFNDEIDEVISALADGSLRIDPVITHEYPLAEALHAFEVAKDSTTSGKVLLSFGEPGPAQ, encoded by the coding sequence ATGGCAGCAACATCCCTTAGCGTGGCGGAACTCCCGGCGTCCGGCCCGGCTCTGGTGGCGCATGCCGCAGGGGACCTTCGTGTTGATGAGGTGCCGTTGGCCCGGCCGGCACCGGATGAAGCGGTGGTCGAGGTGATGTACGGGGGGATCTGCGGGTCGGACCTGCATTACTGGCTGCACGGAGCGGCGGGGGAGTCCATCCTGAAGGCGCCGCTGGTCCTGGGCCATGAGATCTCCGGGGTAGTGGTGCGTGCCGCCGCCGACGGGTCCGGACCGCAGGCCGGGACCGCCGTCGCGGTCCACCCGGCAACCCCGGGTCCGGGTGCGGCGAGGTTTCCGGCGGACCGGCCCAACCTGTCCCCGGGGTGCACGTATCTGGGCAGCGCGGCCCGTTATCCGCACACCGATGGTGCGTTCAGCCGGTACGTGAACCTGCCCACACGGATGCTGCGGGCCCTGCCCGAGGGGATGGACCTGCGTACCGCTGCCCTGATCGAGCCCGCCTCGGTGGCCTGGCACGCCGTGTCCCGGGCCGGCGATGTCCGTGGGAAGACCGCCCTGGTGATCGGCTCCGGGCCCATCGGCGCCCTGGCCGTCGCGGTCCTTAAACGCGCGGGCGCCGCCCGGATCACCGCCGTCGACCTGCACCCCAAACCGCTGGACATCGCCACCGCCGTCGGCGCGGACGAGGTGATCAATGCCGCCGACGCCGCAGCGATCGCCGCCGTGGAGGCCGACGTCGTGATCGAATCCTCAGGCAACCACCACGGCCTCGCATCCGCCATCCAGGGCGCGGCGCGCGGCGGGACCGTGGTGATGGTCGGGCTGCTGCCCACAGGCCTGCAGCCGGTGCCCATCTCCCTGGCCATCACGCGCGAACTTGACCTCAAAGGCTCCTTCCGCTTCAACGACGAAATCGATGAAGTGATCAGCGCCCTCGCGGACGGCTCCCTGCGCATCGACCCCGTCATCACCCACGAATACCCGCTCGCAGAAGCCCTGCACGCCTTCGAAGTGGCCAAAGACTCCACCACCTCCGGCAAGGTGCTCCTCAGCTTCGGCGAACCCGGACCCGCGCAATGA
- a CDS encoding SDR family oxidoreductase yields the protein MSALFDLSGRVALVTGSSRGIGSSLARALADAGATVVLNGVNPERLKAAASALARDFPPGRVHSIAFDVTDDDAAARSIQWIEENVGPLEILVNNAGIQHRVPMLELDVADWERVLATDLTSAFLVGREAARHMIGRGRGKIINICSVQADLARPTIAPYVAAKGGLRNLTRAMTAEWAGSGLQINAVAPGYIHTEMTQNLVDDGEFNSWILGRTPAHRWGTVQDLAGPVVWLASDGSDFVNGQTIFIDGGMTVVV from the coding sequence ATGAGCGCGCTCTTTGATCTGTCGGGCAGGGTTGCCCTGGTGACCGGCTCCAGCCGGGGCATCGGCTCCTCCCTGGCGCGGGCGCTGGCCGATGCCGGTGCCACGGTGGTGCTGAACGGAGTCAACCCGGAACGGCTCAAGGCGGCCGCAAGTGCGCTGGCACGGGACTTTCCGCCGGGCCGGGTGCACAGCATCGCCTTCGACGTCACGGATGACGACGCCGCCGCCCGGAGTATCCAGTGGATCGAAGAAAACGTGGGTCCGCTGGAGATCCTGGTGAACAATGCCGGGATCCAGCACCGGGTGCCGATGCTGGAGTTGGATGTGGCGGACTGGGAGCGGGTGCTCGCCACGGATCTGACGAGTGCTTTCCTGGTGGGCCGGGAAGCTGCCCGGCACATGATTGGCCGGGGGCGGGGCAAGATCATCAACATCTGCTCGGTGCAGGCGGACCTGGCCCGGCCCACGATTGCACCGTATGTCGCGGCGAAGGGCGGGCTGCGGAACCTGACCCGGGCGATGACGGCGGAGTGGGCAGGGTCCGGGCTGCAGATCAATGCGGTTGCGCCGGGCTATATCCATACGGAGATGACGCAGAACCTGGTGGATGATGGGGAGTTCAATTCCTGGATCCTGGGCAGGACGCCCGCGCACCGGTGGGGCACGGTGCAGGATTTGGCGGGGCCGGTGGTGTGGCTGGCCTCGGACGGGTCGGACTTCGTGAACGGACAGACCATCTTTATTGATGGCGGAATGACGGTGGTGGTCTGA
- a CDS encoding amylo-alpha-1,6-glucosidase, with the protein MVGWNADTAAGPLGAGTVTLVEGSSFCISLPNGDIHADRPHGLFVRDARILSGWSFTCNGQPLEALTAEMKEPYRALFVGRVPKSDGYADSPLIVERVREVGAGIQEQVLVRNYSTKPVECRIALKVEADFADLFEVKEARVQRRWDETREADGGALIIRARWQDVLRSMIVQAPGADITQDAVMFRVSVPAHGQWSTVLTVVPGTEEAGSASFVHPDGEGLSPRDLRRREWVAKIPVLQMGNRSIERILRRSYDDLGALRIEDPDHPERVVVAAGAPWFMTLFGRDSLWASVMAMPVDPSLALGTLQTLADRQGTVVDPVSEEEPGKILHEVRLDVTSELSLGGKTNYYGSIDATPLFLMVLGAVSRWGFAADTIAALLPHADRALDWILNYGDRDGDGFVEYQRLNNQGLVNQGWKDSWDGINFADGTLAEPPIALCEVQAYVYVAYLSRAWLAYDAGDITFGNELADRAARLKKQFNEQFWIPERGYYAIALDGKKRQVDACASNMGHCLLQGLIDEDKAPQVAERLMSPEMFSGWGVRTLASDMGAYNPASYHNGSVWPHDNAIVAAGLLRYGFVAEAQRITTGILDAAEYSDGRLPELFCGFSRDQLAAPVPYPTACSPQAWAAAAPIQLVTSLMRYDPVISVGGVWMDPVLPTSYGDLHISNAPLGSGRIAIDITDCIPTVKGLPDGIAFHRGQRPWMSELVEQADLRRKHIAKPTGSP; encoded by the coding sequence GTGGTCGGATGGAATGCTGATACGGCAGCTGGGCCGCTGGGGGCCGGGACGGTCACTTTGGTTGAGGGGTCCTCCTTTTGCATTTCTTTACCTAACGGGGATATTCATGCCGATCGTCCGCATGGGCTTTTCGTGCGGGATGCCCGCATCCTCTCAGGCTGGAGCTTTACCTGTAACGGTCAGCCCCTTGAAGCGTTGACGGCGGAAATGAAGGAGCCGTACCGGGCGCTGTTTGTCGGTCGGGTTCCCAAATCCGACGGCTACGCTGACAGCCCGCTGATTGTTGAGCGAGTGCGCGAAGTGGGGGCAGGAATCCAGGAACAGGTTCTTGTCCGCAACTACTCCACGAAGCCGGTCGAATGCAGGATCGCCCTGAAGGTCGAGGCGGACTTCGCGGACCTTTTCGAGGTTAAGGAGGCAAGGGTTCAGCGCCGCTGGGACGAAACCCGCGAAGCCGACGGGGGCGCGCTGATAATCCGGGCCCGCTGGCAGGACGTCTTAAGAAGCATGATTGTCCAGGCACCGGGTGCAGACATAACGCAGGACGCCGTGATGTTCCGGGTGTCTGTTCCGGCGCACGGGCAATGGAGCACTGTCCTGACGGTGGTGCCCGGCACAGAGGAGGCCGGTTCGGCGTCTTTTGTCCATCCTGACGGGGAGGGATTGTCCCCGCGGGACCTGAGGCGGCGGGAGTGGGTGGCGAAGATCCCGGTGCTGCAGATGGGCAACCGCTCGATCGAACGTATCCTTCGCCGCAGTTATGACGACCTGGGCGCACTTCGGATCGAGGACCCGGACCATCCGGAGCGTGTCGTCGTGGCTGCAGGCGCCCCGTGGTTCATGACACTGTTCGGCAGGGACTCACTGTGGGCTTCAGTGATGGCTATGCCAGTGGATCCATCCCTGGCCTTGGGCACGCTCCAGACCTTGGCCGACCGCCAAGGAACCGTAGTGGACCCGGTGTCCGAGGAGGAACCGGGCAAGATCCTCCACGAGGTCCGGCTCGACGTCACCAGCGAGTTGTCACTGGGTGGCAAGACAAACTACTACGGCAGCATCGACGCCACACCCCTGTTCCTGATGGTGCTCGGAGCAGTCAGCCGGTGGGGATTCGCCGCAGATACCATCGCGGCCCTGCTGCCACACGCGGACCGCGCGCTGGACTGGATCCTTAATTACGGGGACAGGGACGGCGATGGCTTCGTCGAGTACCAGCGCCTCAACAACCAGGGACTGGTCAACCAGGGCTGGAAGGATTCATGGGACGGTATCAACTTCGCCGACGGCACGTTGGCCGAGCCGCCGATCGCACTTTGTGAGGTGCAGGCTTATGTCTACGTCGCCTACCTTTCACGGGCGTGGCTGGCGTACGACGCTGGAGACATCACCTTTGGGAATGAACTTGCCGATCGGGCGGCGCGGCTGAAGAAGCAGTTCAACGAGCAATTTTGGATCCCTGAGCGCGGGTATTACGCCATCGCCCTCGATGGCAAGAAGCGGCAGGTGGATGCATGTGCCTCCAACATGGGGCACTGCCTACTCCAAGGCCTCATTGACGAGGACAAGGCTCCACAGGTAGCTGAACGACTGATGTCGCCGGAAATGTTCAGCGGTTGGGGCGTACGCACGCTGGCCAGCGACATGGGCGCCTACAACCCAGCGAGCTACCACAACGGATCGGTCTGGCCCCATGACAACGCGATAGTGGCAGCCGGGCTCCTCCGCTATGGCTTCGTGGCCGAGGCGCAACGGATCACCACCGGCATTCTGGACGCGGCCGAGTACTCCGACGGCCGACTGCCGGAACTGTTCTGCGGATTCAGCAGGGACCAGCTCGCCGCCCCCGTCCCCTATCCGACGGCTTGTTCCCCTCAGGCCTGGGCAGCCGCCGCGCCGATCCAGCTTGTAACGAGCCTGATGCGGTATGACCCAGTTATTTCCGTCGGTGGGGTATGGATGGATCCAGTTCTTCCAACGTCCTATGGAGACCTGCATATCAGCAACGCTCCTTTGGGCAGCGGCCGCATCGCCATCGACATCACAGACTGCATCCCTACCGTCAAGGGACTGCCGGACGGGATCGCGTTCCACCGGGGGCAACGTCCGTGGATGTCTGAACTGGTCGAGCAGGCCGACCTCCGCCGGAAGCACATCGCCAAGCCAACCGGCAGCCCGTAG